ATAGGGAGTAAGAATATTTTCCAAACTGAGCGTAATAGATAAAGAAAAATGAACTGTGCAAAGTAACCACAAAACAGCTTAAGTGTCCAGTGCTGTGCAAAATGAACTGTTGGGCTGCTTGAGCTGAGCTGGACAGGAAGTATAGTGCAAAAAACATGACGGGTTAAAAGCTCTTATACTGGCCATGCCGTGAACATGGTGTAATCATGGATAGGTAAGATATGTATTGCACATTATACCTCCATCAGTAGAGCCACCCTTTCCATCTCCAAACTGTGTATTGTTTCACCACTAGGGATGTTCGGACAGAAATTTACATCTCCCTTCCTGGGCTTCTTGATGTTGGCTGCTGGAGACTGCTGGCCACTTCGCTTGTTTTTCAGAGAGTTGATGGCAACCTCGGGGTGTCCAGCTCGgctgaggagaagaacaatGATATTTTTTCAGCACCTTTCACTGACGATCAAAAATTGcttcacaatttaaacacaatgGGCTCTATTTTAGTTTTGTCCTTAGCGCCATGTCTTTCATACATTTATGCTGGTGCAAAGTGGCACAAGACCTTAAATGCAAGACTTCTAATCTGTCGGACTGGCATTTACTATcttgctccaccctctgctggcACAAATATAAAGCATAAGCCTTGGTACTTAggacagcaacaaaaaaagaacccattaaataaaacacaaacctcaGCTTGGTGCGGAAGTTCATCATTTTTATCTTCAGGTAATGCTTCCAGCCACAGTATCCAGTTCGTGTTGCTTTTTCCAGTAAACATGGATGTGACTGTATCAGAGCCTTTGCCACTTCCTCTAATTGCTCATCCCTTGGGTAAGCTGTGTGCTTTATTATTTCCTCAGCTAGGCCTTCAAGGATATCTGAGCGTACTTTCGGCGTAGGACACAGAACAGTTCCCTGTGCCTTGAACTCATCATTTCCTTTCTGGAGCATAATCTCAGCACAGGATGAGAAGCGGGGCACGACAAAGGGTCTAGGCCAGGGGCAGGACCGGGTCTCAGGCGATGACAAGACGATGGTATCATTGCTGGAGTGGGAGTCTGAATCATTTGGTTCTAATGATGAAGAGCTGTCTTTGGAAGGAGTACCTGGGATTGTGCAGCAGGCATCTTCCGTGAGTGGAGCGGACCTGGTTGTCTCACAAAGCATGTACACCACTTTCAAAGTCCCTTTATCTTCAAGTTCTGATGTTGACAAGAGATTCATGAACTGATTATccatgtctttgtctttgtactGAAGTCTGAACTTCTCAGTCACTTCAAAGAAAGTCTTGATTTTAAGAGCCAAGTCCTCCACAGTTCTTGGTATTCCGGATTCAATGGAGAGTTTTCTTGCATCCTCTTCACCTCCAAAGAGGACTCTGAAGGTTACTCGTGCTGCCATCCTGCTTTGCTAATCTAAGGTGGATACAGAAATACAGAGTAGACAGGTATTAGTCTTGTTATTCAAATATTCAATCACTCAGGCAGAATACATGGTCAGGACACAGTCATTGCCTAGATGTGATGAGGCTAGGACAGCGAGGAGGGTAACAAAGGAAGTTAGTAAAGAGGAGACTAGGAGAGAATAGGAGAGTGAGAAGGTCAGTAGAG
The genomic region above belongs to Pleuronectes platessa chromosome 4, fPlePla1.1, whole genome shotgun sequence and contains:
- the LOC128438350 gene encoding uncharacterized protein LOC128438350 isoform X2 gives rise to the protein MAARVTFRVLFGGEEDARKLSIESGIPRTVEDLALKIKTFFEVTEKFRLQYKDKDMDNQFMNLLSTSELEDKGTLKVVYMLCETTRSAPLTEDACCTIPGTPSKDSSSSLEPNDSDSHSSNDTIVLSSPETRSCPWPRPFVVPRFSSCAEIMLQKGNDEFKAQGTVLCPTPKVRSDILEGLAEEIIKHTAYPRDEQLEEVAKALIQSHPCLLEKATRTGYCGWKHYLKIKMMNFRTKLSRAGHPEVAINSLKNKRSGQQSPAANIKKPRKGDVNFCPNIPSGETIHSLEMERVALLMEVKKKKRDEALIKEKMQRTFSLRRQEVLQEPKIPEFFNKWPALFDVIEINLEFMRLTTVPLTLTFLRELDRLTGDLIRVFNTKGGAAGEKIGAMMAKMENNQDINVRRDCVLRCLSIYLCEDLDTLVKEYVDIECSEAEADVAGTTMAIYTVQAEGDDHDGPGGLFADVGMVLEGVQVLNNLQSINHACIMLYGLVYALNLSYPKNLKYTFEAYQKILMDLESSKPSAKVRALKLKLLR